The DNA window CGGCTGTCAACTCGATTCTGGCTCAAGCCCCAGCCTCACCTGGCCGATCTCAAAACAGTTCGCTACTGGAAATGGCCCAGGGGGCCTATTGAACCTTGCACTTCAACAGATGGatgggaaaaatatttatttattgcctcACACATGGgcagttaatattttaattaaacagctACACTAAGTAGCTATTAAAGTAAATAGAttcatgtttgatttttatggGAGGTCAGGCATTAAGAGAGGTTGAGAAGCACCTTAAAAGTGGTCTAAAAGTTCAATCGCTTTGCTAAAAAGTCATTGGCACTGGGAAACTTCAAATAAAGTCATATTGAAGAGCTCTTTTTTGCTCATACCGTGTTTCTTATAAGGACTTGTGGTGGGTCCACAGGAAGTTGCTCATATtactatatttaatattaatagtttttgtGAGTCTCTTATGTTTAAGATGGCATAGGAAAACTCCCAGCTTCGATCCACAAATGCTGGCAGATCATCAGTTGCGTTTAGAAGGGATAAtgctaatattttaactatgGCTTTGCCTCTTTGCAGCTGTTTTTCTTCAAGCACGCGTTGCACTGTTTGCCTTTTGGTTTTTCCTATATTTAACAAAAGATCTTTGTGCCCCAAGGGCAGATGACTGCGAAATGACGGATCTTGACAATTATGGTTGCGATTATGAAGGTGAATGCTTCTAGAGTTGGAGCTTGGTTTTCGTTGTCGGCAAGTCTTGCCACCCGATGCACGTGCAAGTGGAAGGAAGTTGAGGTAACTGCGTGGCAACTGAGATTTGGCAATCGCACACATTTGTATGCGGCAATGGGCtaataaattctttattaATTAGAATCTTATTGTAGCATAATCACGTGCTGAAGTCTGTCATTATATCAACAGATCAAGGTGAGAATGTGGGGGAAAAGAGCTGTGATGCCAatgattgttaaaaaatacaaccTCTGTAATTTGGTTTACTTATTCTTAAATtaataagtaataataagtcGAAGCTTGGGAAGTATAATGTTTGATTTATTGAATTAAGAACTTTTTAACTTCATTTACTTTTGAATTGTTGGAGAGGTTACTTGAGAATTTTAAAGCCTGAACATATTCCCGAACTATATGGACTCAGTGATGCAATTTCAAGCCCCTTAgttggttttattttctgcACTGGATTCTTCCCTCTGGTTCCTGGCAAACTCCAAGAAGATCTCTTCCAGCGTTGTCTGACTGATCGAGTAATCCTCCACATTCAGCTGGCTGCGATTCCTCTCCATCATCCCGAAGATGCGCGACCATTTAACGTCAGTCAACGGAATGGCGAAGGTTAAAAGACCTTGAGTATCATCCCTATGTGGCAGCGGAATATTgaagtaaattaataaactaattAAGTAGGCTCAGACACTTACTTCAGTATGGACTGAGGGTATTTGCCCCTCACACACTGCTTGACGGCATCGATATCTTGGTTCCTGCGACACAGATTGCGACGCACCTTGATCCTGAGGATCAGGCCCTTGGAGAACTTGTTCTTCAGGTGCTGCGTGGATCCCAGGCACTTGAACACTCCGTTCACCATAATGGCCAGTCGAGTGCACAGGGCCTCGCACTCCTCCATGCTGTGGGAGGTCAGGATGATGGACTTTCCGGACTCCCGGATGCGGCTGACCATATTCCACAGCTGCCGCCTGGCCGCTGGATCCATGCCGGATGTGGGCTCATCTAGGTAAATCACGGACGGACTGCCGATCACTGCGATGGCCGTGCTGAGCTTTCTCTTATTTCCTCCACTATACGCATTTGTTTGCTTGTCCAAGTGCTTCACGAAGCCGAAAGACTTGGCCAGATCCTCGGTCACACGCCGGACGTCGTCTTCCGGAACACCGCGAAGAAGGCAGAAAATTCGCAGCACCTCGCGACCGGTCAGTGCCGCCGGAAGTGCATCGAACTGCGGGCAGTAGCCGATCGACTTGTAGATCTCGCCCATGTTCCAGCCCAGGGCCCGACCCTGGACATGAGCGGCTCCCGAGCTGATCCACTCCTCGCCGGTCATCATCTTAAACGTGGTCGTTTTTCCGGCTCCATTCACGCCCAGCAGGCCAAAGCATTCGCCTCTGCAGAAAAGCAAggtttcaattcaatttgcttAAATAGATAGGAGGAAAATTCTTCGAAATAACCCTCGCACCCAGATAGATTCAATATTGAATCTCATCGAAACATAGACATATTCAGAACCTAGCTGGACGAATTTACTTACCCCTGTACGCAGAGCGACACCTGATCAACGGCTCGGAACTGACCGTAGTATTTTGTCACCCGATCCAGCACCATATTCTTCGTGGATATCTCGTCGGCAGTCATGAGAAGAATCCGCTTCAGCTCATGATCCACGTCGCCATCTAAGTGACCATCGGTCGGGGGCAAGGGCTCCTGGCTATAAggagaaaatattatataaaaaagatcTGAGTCGGGAGCCCCAAGTACTCACATCAGCTTTTGTCGAATCTTGAACACTAGCAGCGGGATCAATCGGAACTCCATCAGGAAAAGGATGAGGAAGTATAAGATGCCGGAACCGAGCATAAAGAGCAATTCCCAAAACACACCTAAACGTCTCCAGGACAAATATGGAACTGGGAATTGAacgaaattatatttatatatattattaagataTTTCATCCCGGAACTTAAAAATTCCAAGGTATTGTTTTTTAAGTATACATATTAAAATGGAACGTTGGGTTTATATAATTGCAACGTAAGTACTCACAGCAGCATTCTGGTCTCAAATCGCAGACTTCCCTATATGAAATCCCACTTGCGCAGAAACTTCTGGCGACCATGTTCAAGTTAATTTTGGCCAGACCAATTCCTAGGGAAAATTGCGGGAATATGTGGAATGCCCAAAACAAATCTAAAGCACTTTCTTTTGTATGTTTTATGCAATTCACAACTACCACCGCGGTAACCAATGCAAATCCAACAAATATATTGACAATTGAGGTCCTTACGAATCCGGTGGCTGGTTCTCTGAAGAACAACGCCATTAGGTAAACAAATGGTAGCACAGAGATGCCATAGAACAGTAGCAGAACGAAGATGCTGCCCAGCTCATTGAAGCCCACTGAGTCCGGCAGCTGGAAGAGAAGGATCGTGATTATCACAATCACGCCCGTCACCAAGTGTGTGGCGAAGTCGGTAATAAACTGCGATAGCCAGAATATCCACAGTTTTACGCCGCCAACGAACTGGAGAAGCTTGGCCCGGGATCCGCGCTCCTTGACTGGGAACAAGATATACATCGAGCTCACAAAACACATGCTGAAGTACAGACTTATCGAAACCGAAGAGACGATGGTCAGCGTGGTTTGCCTTGCTGCGGCTTCTTTGGACTCGGAGCTCAAGGGGTAGTGAACGGGTGCATTGGTGACCGTGATCTGCACTTGTGGACCGACTAGTGCCTTGGCCATGGCGTTGTGCACCATGTTGATGGTCAGTGGAGCAGTGTGATACGCCTGGTGGTTCAGCCATGCAACTATCGTGCTATAATAGAAGGAGGCGCCAACTAGATAGCGAGAGTTAATCCCTGTTTGCTTTGTTCCTGCAACTTTGAGGATGTGGTCCTGCAAGCGGAGACAAATAATGGAATGGAGCGCACAGGAAATGAACTTGACTAACCTCAAAGTCTTCCTCGTTGGTCAGTTCCAGTTTGTAATCTTCGCCGTACGATTTGGCCAGGCCGGCGTACTCTAGACCTATCTCGTTGATTGACGATTGAGCTCTTATATCTAGAACAGTCACAGCCGAGGAATACTGAGCTAACGAAAATGTCATGGGCTTTAGATCATCCTTTGCAAATGCGACCATATAGCTTATGATTAGGAAGAACACCGGGATGACGTTGAGAACGAAAAGAAGCAGCTTATTTCGCCACGTATATAGGAGCTTCTTGAGCAGCATGGCCTTCCATTGATTCGACAGGAGCTGCAGCCCCTGGAGCTGGCATCGGTTTTCCGAGACTGCAATGGGATATCTAATCATAGTGAATGTACAAAAGCTACGGAACCAAGACCCTGCTTACACATAACAGTTTTGAAGTCATCCTCGCCTCGGATTCCTCTGGCCCCGTTCACAATTTCGCTTTGGTCCTTCAGCTTACCAGTGCTATTCCTTTCGGCGCCGACCTTCATGAACACCTCCTCCAGCGAGGTGATGCTCACGCCATAGCCATTGAGACGCAGCTGCTCTGAGCTGTCCTCCAGCTGGCTGAACATCTCCTCGAACTTGGGAGAGTCGTGATCCGGCAGTTGGTAGGACAACTCGGCACCGATATCGCACACCGGCTGCAGACCCGGAATGAATCGGTTCAGCAGAGCAGTCACCTGGTTCGATGCGCAGTTCTCGCCCTTGACACAGATCTGCAGAAGGTTTACATTAAGCAGTGGCTAACGGGTAAATACGAATGCGCAAATGTCCACCTACCAATCTGTATCCCGATCCGAACTGTTTTTTCAGAAAGAAGGAAGTTCCGAGGCACTCGAGCCTGCCGTCGCACATGATGGCAATGCGATCACCCAACACATCGGCCTCGTCCATGAAGTGGGTTGTTAGTAGTACGGTGCGCCCCACCTTTTCCTTCTGGAGGAGATCCCACAGCTGCCGCCTGGCCGCTGGGTCCATTCCGGAACTCGGCTCATCGCACAGCACCACCTTCGTACCCCCGACCAGGGCACAGCAGACGGAGAGCTTGCGCTTCATTCCGCCAGAGAGTTTCGATGCAGGCTCGTTCGCCTTGTCCTCCAGCTCGATCATCTTCAGATACTTGGCCACCTCCAACTCGACCGCCTCACCGCGAAGTCCCTTCATCCGACTGAAGAACCGGAAGTGATTCGACACACTCATCTCATCGAAGAGCACATTGTGCTGCGGGCAAATTCCCATGGACATGCGAGCTTCTTCGGTACTCGTCGCGATATCATAGCCATTTATGATCGCTGCGCCGCTCGTCGGCGGAATCATTCCGGTCAGCATCGATATGGTGGTCGTCTTGCCGGCTCCATTGTGACCCAGCAGTACGGTAATTTCATCCTTGAACATATTCATGGTCAATCCCTTGACCACCGCCTTGCCGGCAAACTTCTCTCTGAGGTCTTTTATCCGTAGTCCAATGTGTTTTCCTTCAGGTTCCATTTCAAAAGCCTTGGGGTTCAATCGAAGCGTCTCCATGTCTTCCGAATCTTCGTTTTTCCTTTCGATACTTTCCATGCCCCAGAATTCCCTTCTAAATGGGAAGTTCCAGGGCCGCGGTACTCCAAAATTACCCGGCATCACTTGTTCGACATACAAGCAAACTGTCATGTACATGATACTGGAAACCAGCATAATTATGATCGCGGCGCCCACCGTCAAAGGATCGCCCTCGGATGCGGGAGTGAAGAGGGTACTCCACTGAAAACCGTCGCCCACTTCCTCGAAGTTCACGATGACCTTGAACCCCAGGCTCAGGGCAGTGTTCGGGATCAAGCTGCAGAGCAACTTGGAGGACAAGCCGCCGTCAAAGTTAAAGAAGAATGGTATGAGCCCAATTAACCAGACCAATGAGGTAACTGTGGCTGCCGTGTCGGCCCTCGAGAATAGGGTTGCCATCATGAAGCAGAAACATATACTTGCAATGATGTATGCGCTCAGGAACAGAAGGACAACCGTAAAGCTAGAGTTCTCCAAAATGGCCCCATATCTCGTATCCACCTTGAGCACTATGGCAATCAATGTGGCCGAAATAGTGAGCGGTATAAAGGACTTGACAAACCAAGCCGTCCAGTGAAGCCAGTTCCTCAGTCCCATGATCTTCATCACCTCCTTCAGTTGATTTTCCTTCTCAACGGCAATGGACTGCGATCGGAAATGGATGGAAACTGGATTAAGAATGTAGTTAACCTTTGGTACAGCAACATACTTTGGTGATACACGTATATGGATAGATGAAGCTTAATACAGTGAAACACGGTAAAATGAAGCTCAAATACGGTAAGAACTCATTTTCTGTGTGGGCGGGGTAAGGATAGTGCTGCATCACCACTTCGGGCAGACTGTCACGTCCACTCTTTTTCCGTATGTACGCCAACGAGAGACTCTGTTGCAGGGCCAGAAAACCCTCTTGGAAATATCCCGGGACGTATTCGTTTTGTTCTCTGCGAAGGTTTATTGTAGGAAACAATTTCCTTGTAAACCATTGTTTTTTTCCCATTCGCGTTGTTGATGGAAATCGCAGCGCAAAGTGAAAATCGTCGGGAATGTCATCCGTGAGGTTGGCCCAGGCATCGTCGAACTGGATGCCAGCGAAGGCCCTCTTTTGAACGATGTCCAATTCTAGTTGGGCGGCATTGGTCGACGCGTGGTATTCTTTGACAGGGATACTATTCATAAAAGCATTTTCAACCAACTTATTTAGCACGGCATTCGACGGCGAGTAGCATATGGTTACTGCTTCGCTAAATTAAAAGGTGATActtcaaaaaataagcaaattaGGTGGATAAGTAAttcaatgaaattgaattgttCAGGTATAAACTGCTCACTGCTCATttagtataatttttttatatttatatttacctaAGAAGGTGGGTCTTCGTCACATCCTTTTCCTTGTAGTATTTCGTTCTGTGTTCAAACGTAGAAAGATTAGCGCGCATTAAAAGAACAATCCCAATAAATGACATCGGCAGCACCACCTCTATGACAGTCCGAGCCCTGTGGTTCCATTGCAGGATCCAGTTCTTCCACAGAAGCAGCAAAAACTTATCCCAGTTTGTTAGCCCTTCCATTTTATCCCTGGAACTTCAAAGCTTTCTTAAAAGAAAGGAGAAGATTGGGAAACGGTAAATGGTTAATAAACTATGTATTTAGTTAGATTaaagaaaaccaattacatttttcTACTTAATTATATCACATTTTTGATTGACTTCACAATTAtacttgtaaaaaaaaatgttaaacacCGTATATTCTTCGTATTATACATACGTCTGAACTCTTTGGCAGACTATCGAAAACTGAATAAAACGCCAGAAGGAATTTTTGGAAGTACATGCTCGCTTATTTTGGTACATACTTCTTATTATCGCTTTCTGAACCAGTCCTGGCAcagtattttttgttgataagCAATATGAAAAAGTTAAACCAAACTTATTCACAAAAAACCTGTGTGATTCACTTCTACATCTACATGCCAAAAGCGatttaaaataacaactaTTTAATTTCATGAGTAAGTCTATAATATTAACAAGGAAgaagcaaaagggaaatggagatatataagcagcaaagctatattgtaaagcgccacctacaggatatttcagtatatgtttTAAGCGTTGAAATCgtttgtgggcattagagtgggtgtggcaaaaaattttttttaggtcaatcgataacCGGAGCCAgataaacttttaaatttggaaattCCCCGAGACTTTGATAACGCAATTAACCAAATCCGAACTGCAAGGGATAAGAAATGAACATAGGTTCTTGATAAGGTTTTTGCCTGATATTAACATTTGTGAACAAAATGCTTGTACATTTGACTATATAAATACActtcataaattattttctacTTATTCTGCTTGTGATTATCAATTTGCCGAGGATATGCTTATAGAAGTTCTGTTGATAGTGCATTGTAAACGGATACATAGCTTGATGGGGTTCCTCTTGAAGCACGCGCTGCGGTGTTTGGCCCCAACAAGTTTTACCGTGGATCCGTGATCAAATTCTAGTGAAGTGCTCAAACAAAAGGTCTCTAAGCCGCGAGTGAAGCTGCCTG is part of the Drosophila biarmipes strain raj3 chromosome 2R, RU_DBia_V1.1, whole genome shotgun sequence genome and encodes:
- the LOC108036196 gene encoding phospholipid-transporting ATPase ABCA1-like, whose protein sequence is MEGLTNWDKFLLLLWKNWILQWNHRARTVIEVVLPMSFIGIVLLMRANLSTFEHRTKYYKEKDVTKTHLLSEAVTICYSPSNAVLNKLVENAFMNSIPVKEYHASTNAAQLELDIVQKRAFAGIQFDDAWANLTDDIPDDFHFALRFPSTTRMGKKQWFTRKLFPTINLRREQNEYVPGYFQEGFLALQQSLSLAYIRKKSGRDSLPEVVMQHYPYPAHTENEFLPYLSFILPCFTVLSFIYPYTCITKSIAVEKENQLKEVMKIMGLRNWLHWTAWFVKSFIPLTISATLIAIVLKVDTRYGAILENSSFTVVLLFLSAYIIASICFCFMMATLFSRADTAATVTSLVWLIGLIPFFFNFDGGLSSKLLCSLIPNTALSLGFKVIVNFEEVGDGFQWSTLFTPASEGDPLTVGAAIIIMLVSSIMYMTVCLYVEQVMPGNFGVPRPWNFPFRREFWGMESIERKNEDSEDMETLRLNPKAFEMEPEGKHIGLRIKDLREKFAGKAVVKGLTMNMFKDEITVLLGHNGAGKTTTISMLTGMIPPTSGAAIINGYDIATSTEEARMSMGICPQHNVLFDEMSVSNHFRFFSRMKGLRGEAVELEVAKYLKMIELEDKANEPASKLSGGMKRKLSVCCALVGGTKVVLCDEPSSGMDPAARRQLWDLLQKEKVGRTVLLTTHFMDEADVLGDRIAIMCDGRLECLGTSFFLKKQFGSGYRLICVKGENCASNQVTALLNRFIPGLQPVCDIGAELSYQLPDHDSPKFEEMFSQLEDSSEQLRLNGYGVSITSLEEVFMKVGAERNSTGKLKDQSEIVNGARGIRGEDDFKTVMFSENRCQLQGLQLLSNQWKAMLLKKLLYTWRNKLLLFVLNVIPVFFLIISYMVAFAKDDLKPMTFSLAQYSSAVTVLDIRAQSSINEIGLEYAGLAKSYGEDYKLELTNEEDFEDHILKVAGTKQTGINSRYLVGASFYYSTIVAWLNHQAYHTAPLTINMVHNAMAKALVGPQVQITVTNAPVHYPLSSESKEAAARQTTLTIVSSVSISLYFSMCFVSSMYILFPVKERGSRAKLLQFVGGVKLWIFWLSQFITDFATHLVTGVIVIITILLFQLPDSVGFNELGSIFVLLLFYGISVLPFVYLMALFFREPATGFVRTSIVNIFVGFALVTAVVVVNCIKHTKESALDLFWAFHIFPQFSLGIGLAKINLNMVARSFCASGISYREVCDLRPECCFPYLSWRRLGVFWELLFMLGSGILYFLILFLMEFRLIPLLVFKIRQKLIQEPLPPTDGHLDGDVDHELKRILLMTADEISTKNMVLDRVTKYYGQFRAVDQVSLCVQGGECFGLLGVNGAGKTTTFKMMTGEEWISSGAAHVQGRALGWNMGEIYKSIGYCPQFDALPAALTGREVLRIFCLLRGVPEDDVRRVTEDLAKSFGFVKHLDKQTNAYSGGNKRKLSTAIAVIGSPSVIYLDEPTSGMDPAARRQLWNMVSRIRESGKSIILTSHSMEECEALCTRLAIMVNGVFKCLGSTQHLKNKFSKGLILRIKVRRNLCRRNQDIDAVKQCVRGKYPQSILKDDTQGLLTFAIPLTDVKWSRIFGMMERNRSQLNVEDYSISQTTLEEIFLEFARNQREESSAENKTN